A segment of the Streptomyces sp. P9-A2 genome:
CCGTGCTCGTCGACGATGGAACCGTCGTGCGGCAGCCGGTAGATCTGGTCGCCCTCCGGGGTCTCGCCGACCTCGGCCACCACCAGCTCCACCTCGTACGGCTTCTCCGCCGCACTCGAGAAGATCGTGCCCAGCGTCTGCGCGTACACGTTCGCCAGGCCCCGGGCCGTCACGTCGGCCCGGTCGTAGGTGTAACCCCGCAGATCGGCGTAGCGCACACCACCGATCCGCAGATTCTCGTACTCGTTGTACTTACCGGCGGCGGCGAAACCGATCCGGTCGTAGATCTCGCTGAACTTGTGCAGCGCACGGGACGGGTTCTCGCCGACGAACACGATGCCGTCGGCATACTGCAGCACGACCAGACTGCGGCCGCGCGCGATCCCTTTACGGGCGTATTCCGCCCGGTCGGCCATCGCCTGCTGGGGTGAGACATAGAACGGCGTCGACACGGATCAACCGTCCCTTTCTGTCGAGGTCACTGGATGGAGGCTGGATGAAGGACCGTCACCGACGAACCCCGTGCCCTACAGCAGCGCGGCACGCGGACCGTCCGGCTGCTCCAGCCGCCGCTCCAGCACCGCCCGGGCGATCCCGGCCGCCTCGTCCTCGGTGAGCCGGCGGAAGCCGTCCTCGGTGATCACCGTGACGATCGGGTAGATCCGGCGGGCGACATCGGGACCGCCGGTCGCCGAATCGTCGTCCGCGGCGTCGTACAGGGCCTGCACCACCAGGGTGGTCGCCTCGGACTCGCTCAGATCACCCCGGAAGAGCTTCTTCATGGCACTGCGCGCGAAGACCGACCCGGAGCCGGTGGCCGCGTACCCCTGCTCCTCCGAACGCCCGCCCGTGACGTCGTAGGAGAAGATCCGCCCCTTCTCCCGGTCCACGTCGTACCCCGCGAACAGCGGGACCACGGCCAGCCCCTGCATCGCCATCCCGAGGTTGGACCGGATCATGGTCGACAGCCGGTTCGCCTTGCCCTCCAGGGACAGCTGCGCGCCCTCGACCTTCTCGAAGTGCTCCAGCTCCAGCTGGAACAGCTTCACCATCTCCACGGCGAGCCCCGCCGTACCGGCGATGCCCACCGCCGAGTACTCGTCCGCGGGGAACACCTTCTCGATGTCCCGCTGGGCGATGACATTGCCCATGGTGGCCCGGCGGTCACCGGCGAGCACGACACCGCCGGGGAAGCTCACGGCGACGATCGTGGTCCCGTGCGGCGCCTCGATCACGCCCTGAACAGGCGGCAGTTGCCGCTTCCCCGGGAGCATCTCCGGCTGATGCTCCGACAGGAAGTCCATGAAGGACGACGACCCGGGAGTCAGGAAGGCAGCCGGTAGACGCCCGGTGCTACGAGTGTTGGCTTCCACGAGGTTCCTTCCAGGTAGGCGGCAGCCCGACGAACAGCGTCGGGATCGTCTCCCAACTTGCCGATGGCCGAATTACAGTTGAAGCACAGTACGCCACGGACCTTACCCGTCCTGTGGCAGTGATCCACATGAACGGCGGGGGCGCGCAAACAAATCACGCAGAGCCCCATCTGCGAGGCGACCATCTGGTCCCGCTCGGCTTCCGTGATGCCATACTGACGCTTCAGGTG
Coding sequences within it:
- the prcB gene encoding proteasome subunit beta, yielding MEANTRSTGRLPAAFLTPGSSSFMDFLSEHQPEMLPGKRQLPPVQGVIEAPHGTTIVAVSFPGGVVLAGDRRATMGNVIAQRDIEKVFPADEYSAVGIAGTAGLAVEMVKLFQLELEHFEKVEGAQLSLEGKANRLSTMIRSNLGMAMQGLAVVPLFAGYDVDREKGRIFSYDVTGGRSEEQGYAATGSGSVFARSAMKKLFRGDLSESEATTLVVQALYDAADDDSATGGPDVARRIYPIVTVITEDGFRRLTEDEAAGIARAVLERRLEQPDGPRAALL
- the prcA gene encoding proteasome subunit alpha encodes the protein MSTPFYVSPQQAMADRAEYARKGIARGRSLVVLQYADGIVFVGENPSRALHKFSEIYDRIGFAAAGKYNEYENLRIGGVRYADLRGYTYDRADVTARGLANVYAQTLGTIFSSAAEKPYEVELVVAEVGETPEGDQIYRLPHDGSIVDEHGSVAVGGNAEQIGGYLDQRHRDGMTLAEALALAVQSLSRDTNGSEREIPAERLEVAVLDRTRPQQRKFKRITGRQLARLLEVGGAETASEAEADVEAEDEASGASGGPSEGTPGGKE